A section of the Platichthys flesus chromosome 22, fPlaFle2.1, whole genome shotgun sequence genome encodes:
- the rp1l1a gene encoding retinitis pigmentosa 1-like 1 protein, with amino-acid sequence MHSVQVGMWDPRAPSKHDSPLASPPPSDVRLAHGTTDCPAKRITFYKSGDSQFGGVRMAVHRRSFKCFDALLDDLSQKVPLPFGVRTVTTPRGTNTIQHLEQLQDGGCYLCSDRRQAKPINMELASKRPSIWSHHNRRPQRPESSSTTPPNHLPYRQRRILLVKNSEPGTRRSVVLSRRSTRSLGAFLDEVSEVMQFHVRKLYTAEGRKIDNVQSLMTCPPVLVCVGREAFSPVLANFIKKNSEEKLPGLDSRSPGLGPRTPGNGVRSPAVQGARSPPHGAQSRASEYSEGHESKKNVNFGLETKKSIIHPRSDSSNRSNHFSMSSEKSYGNGVSSYSQARPAIMNDDIEKRVLVNKDGSLSVEMRVRFRLHNDETVHWSTQIKKSPSLTNDCCPLSQVQPHYLNNGQSESCSDPDSMSFDPEVVDYSSQPVQHALEANHCPCCYQRPEQHYDLWENPAHTRKQPLVPPPHPLTSSHTRRRHTNSSSSSSSCNSRRVVHRRAQLSSCGGGSGSEQSQLIQQEMCVTEQVEHTVEVEQDGDNHIEVCRVSRCHSRSEVVTRDSNHRPLSSKSGEEEVMIEEEQERPQSAVSCSSNVLQSLEEDQDEEEEDLPPSASRCHHSDEPSPSPSSKISTVKKHKGGEERASSAVSAASSCCCGSVTQLPTAEAEEMDRAPSSKSKVSRASCRSGRTGLSTSSKKSGASTVCPDCGGCKQGATSNPGSPQHKKENGSSDSNDDTSEDSAGSTQSNKSNLTNCGRNSAESNVLECRASSAVSRASSPEVKEEERATSAISAASHTSNRSHRSGRNGATGVIVDKEEGRSLSNMSARSRKSKTPDARTTKEAEAENDGERAISSLSVKSGVSAKTGTSVKSHKSNCPLKSNAASPTDNTAVEEEVTRKKSPSSLSERPHSALSAKSNVTAKSNASHRSACSRCAQVKSPGAEEATREEEGTDGQNRTASAMSVKSNLSVKSNNSHKSTKASERSLSPRAEAQGEERPASQMSARSVKSTNGSVKSSKSRKSHCEGNETEASLSSKVEEEPEETQGEMVEEETQHEPDRASARSTMSHRSKMSNKNTGDANERTASVLSGKSALSEKSHHSKTDVDRSPSAASGKSRKSKCSAASPHGDEQPTETEERVASAMSVKSKSSARSNLQSASPGPNAVTINSAEEVEEEGKETTERAPSAASAKSEKSHVSSNHSGRKAPAAPRSRQSSARQLVPGSGLGEMRGSSALSVSSATSAKSGRSKCRCGAASGEDQKEGNDEEASEQAASVLSSSSKRQRRDSGGTEQPLSRCSSGSVSLGLPEDQEAADSDSGKSSFSFCTNTESKGRVKTAASEGPKTQRGSAVKKDVDIPTIKTPGGGDGRDEEDGGEQNAERAASAISTKSGRSQKSSPSRSAKVTENNLQTESESKTINLSANNNRTSSSMSSSSAKVRNKSPASANAAKTPVGDSSSNDAGNISEVKGQEDVAASAHSKSPCCLRPESAASAQSGSKTKVRSVKGRESRSKAGSNGGDVETLVKSSDPCALPDSRPGSKVESETTLSHSVSAADLLKETMTACPDRPESKASKTSDRTGGEKSPKSQRKRNQKEKKPDLTPACLPNASPNEVVNDWLRSIPANSSMLALGDELEEGEQEAQEKPGEEEVAQVEESPEDDKVDEEEKVESEEKQNSDPAPGDETVASCPTGLESADSLARNLHPSVAVMKVLLSSSLGRCRSLPEVSPVYGRRLSTSARGLLDSLAQLQLIEPALSPGRDLQKNPNHQYDEIMTILQSLWLTGPSDTEFKKGKDIGKEQVTPPRSSSGVGMSSGSGGSGKENGNKDGHETPPKEIESLPEVQVPSEDQSTLPQSLDSPKATENPSSSDKSSANDSSKSPTDNEQEPLDDTSSGTPSTVLRAPLSEKLSQDPDPVWVLHLLKKLEKQFINHYINAMAEFKVRWDLDDSLILDTMMSELKEEVSRRIQSSIEREIRKIKGRAGRGGRSPRPPQGAHLSRESTVTEKRRRILKVMKNQSVKTTDSVSDGEMEGDFSDQRSDDEYCPCDACVRKKMDARPLVVNPLAANAPVAMEFDLLKILQLKKSPEPAPVAVHQSAELEGEEGRNLEVVQEEEEEEEEETKEDIKAVFVLEDMIPEEDEEEAEGQTEDEEKVEKEENSEDGKEQEEGVKEGEETGEEGAQGNGEEEEGEGQTEEEEKVEREENSEDGKEQEEVEKEGEETGEEGAQGNEEEEEEGEAECQCECDRNEEESDKAEEEEEAEETGDNTGEDEVEDDEDETGTGEEESDLETVKEAAVGKGETTEGQEEEEEEEECEASDSKPVEEETTEKESGEEEAEDEEDGEDGGGEEESHEEGEGGESEEQEGPPPQDQGLTEGEEADAEDSDTDKKSPSDTSADEVVAGTTGDEEEKEAGGGDAVEEFKPEEEEEEEVNSSRKEEGALLHQFTRTSVESQPGSLEDIHTDSAPVSTIEVPKMGSTGGGASPKRSRSPGRVKCRKPKDRDMDLDDY; translated from the exons ATGCATTCAGTCCAGGTAGGGATGTGGGACCCCCGGGCCCCTTCTAAACATGACTCGCCCCTCGCCTCACCACCCCCCTCTGACGTGCGCCTCGCCCACGGGACCACAGACTGCCCGGCGAAGCGGATCACCTTCTACAAAAGCGGCGACAGCCAGTTCGGGGGCGTCAGGATGGCCGTCCACAGGCGCAGCTTCAAATGCTTCGACGCCCTGCTGGACGACCTTTCCCAAAAG GTGCCCCTTCCGTTTGGTGTGCGGACTGTAACCACTCCCCGTGGCACCAACACCATCCAACACCTCGAGCAGCTCCAGGACGGCGGCTGCTACCTGTGCTCTGACCGGCGCCAGGCTAAGCCGATCAACATGGAGCTGGCAAGCAAACGCCCGAGCATCTGGTCCCATCACAACCGCCGACCCCAGCGGCCCGAGAGCTCGTCCACGACACCACCCAACCATCTGCCCTACAGGCAGCGGCGGATCCTGCTGGTGAAGAACAGCGAGCCGGGCACGAGGAGGAGCGTGGTGCTGAGCAGGAGGTCCACCAGGAGCCTCGGGGCGTTTCTGGATGAAGTGTCAGAGGTGATGCAGTTTCACGTTCGCAAGCTCTACACTGCAGAGGGACGCAAG ATCGACAACGTGCAGAGCCTGATGACCTGCCCCCCCGTGTTGGTGTGCGTCGGCCGGGAAGCGTTCAGTCCCGTGCTGGCCAACTTCATCAAAAAGAACTCGGAGGAAAAGCTGCCTGGTCTGGACAGCAGGTCGCCCGGTCTCGGCCCCAGGACTCCAGGAAACGGGGTCAGATCTCCTGCTGTTCAGGGAGCGAGATCCCCGCCTCATGGAGCTCAGTCCAGAGCCAGCGAGTACAGCGAAGGACATGAGAGCAAGAAAAATG TGAACTTCGGTCTGGAAACCAAGAAGAGCATCATCCACCCTCGTTCTGACTCCTCAAACCGCTCCAACCATTTCTCGATGTCTTCAGAGAAGTCGTACGGGAACGGCGTCAGCTCCTACTCCCAGGCCCGGCCGGCGATTATGAACGATGACATCGAAAAGCGTGTGCTTGTGAATAAAGACGGCAGCCTCTCGGTCGAGATGAGGGTCCGCTTTCGCCTCCACAACGATGAGACCGTCCACTGGTCCACGCAGATTAAAAAATCCCCATCTCTGACCAATGACTGTTGTCCCCTGAGCCAGGTCCAGCCCCACTACCTGAACAATGGCCAATCAGAAAGCTGTTCCGATCCGGATTCCATGTCATTCGACCCGGAGGTCGTGGATTACTCCAGCCAACCTGTGCAGCATGCATTGGAAGCAAACCACTGCCCCTGCTGTTACCAGCGACCAGAGCAGCACTACGACTTGTGGGAGAATCCAGCACACACCCGCAAACAGCCTCTGGTCCCACCCCCCCATCCACTCACGTCCAGCCACACCAGAAGGAGACACACCAACTCCTcaagctcttcttcttcctgtaaTTCCAGGAGAGTGGTGCACCGTCGAGCTCAGCTCTCCAGCTGCGGAGGCGGATCAGGCTCAGAGCAGAGCCAGCTGATCCAGCAGGAGATGTGTGTGACGGAGCAGGTTGAACACACAGTAGAGGTGGAGCAGGACGGAGACAATCACATTGAGGTATGCAGGGTGAGCCGGTGTCACAGCCGCAGCGAAGTGGTCACCAGAGACAGCAACCATCGACCTCTCAGCAGCAAGTcaggggaggaagaggtgatgaTCGAGGAAGAGCAGGAGCGTCCACAGTCTGCAGTCAGCTGCTCCTCAAATGTCCTGCAGTCATTAGAGGAGGatcaggatgaggaggaggaggacctgcCACCCAGCGCTTCACGGTGCCACCACAGCGATGAACCATCACCATCTCCATCAAGCAAAATCTCAACAGTTAAAAAGCACAAGGgcggggaagagagagcgagcagCGCAGTGTCTGCAGCTTCTTCCTGTTGCTGTGGATCCGTCACGCAACTTCCAACAGCTGAAGCAGAGGAGATGGATCGGGCCCCCAGCTCCAAGTCCAAAGTGAGCAGAGCCTCTTGCAGGTCTGGTCGCACAGGACTTTCAACAAGCTCTAAGAAATCCGGGGCATCGACTGTGTGCCCCGACTGTGGCGGCTGCAAACAAGGAGCCACTTCAAACCCTGGTTCACCGCAACACAAGAAGGAGAACGGCTCCAGCGACAGTAATGATGACACCTCGGAGGATTCAGCCGGGTCAACACAATCCAACAAGTCCAACCTCACCAACTGTGGCCGCAACTCTGCAGAATCAAACGTCTTGGAGTGCAGAGCATCTAGTGCCGTTTCCAGAGCATCCAGTCCTGaagtaaaagaagaagaaagggctACGAGTGCCATCTCAGCAGCAAGCCACACGTCCAATAGGTCACACAGGTCTGGTCGTAATGGGGCCACTGGTGTCATAGTGGacaaagaggaggggaggagcctCAGCAACATGTCTGCCAGGTCCAGGAAGTCTAAAACACCTGACGCGAGAACAACAAAGGAAGCCGAGGCAGAaaatgatggagagagagcaaTCAGCTCGTTGTCAGTCAAATCTGGTGTTTCAGCAAAGACCGGCACTTCAGTCAAATCTCACAAGTCCAACTGTCCATTAAAAAGTAACGCTGCCTCCCCAACTGACAATACAGCTGTTGAAGAGGAGGTGACACGCAAAAAATCTCCCAGTAGCCTTTCTGAAAGACCCCATAGTGCCCTGTCGGCGAAATCAAATGTGACAGCAAAGTCAAACGCTTCTCACAGGTCTGCGTGCAGTCGCTGTGCACAAGTTAAATCTCCAGGTGCCGAGGAGGCaacaagagaggaagaaggaacaGACGGGCAGAACAGAACAGCGAGTGCCATGTCAGTCAAGTCTAATCTGTCGGTCAAGTCTAATAATTCCCataagtccaccaaagcttcaGAGAGGTCACTATCGCCCAGGGCAGAGGCTCAGGGGGAGGAAAGGCCAGCAAGTCAAATGTCTGCCAGATCAGTCAAATCAACAAATGGGTCTGTAAAGTCCTCGAAGTCACGCAAGTCTCACTGCGAAGGGAATGAAACTGAGGCATCTCTGAGCTCAAAGGTAgaagaggaaccagaggagacacaaggtgagatggtggaagaagaaacacaacatgagCCAGACAGAGCCAGCGCCCGGTCCACAATGTCTCATAGATCCAAAATGTCCAATAAGAATACAGGAGATGCTAATGAGCGGACTGCCAGTGTTTTATCTGGTAAATCAGCTCTCTCTGAGAAGTCCCACCATTCAAAGACAGACGTGGACAGAAGTCCTAGTGCTGCGTCTGGGAAGTCCAGGAAGTCCAAGtgctctgcagcttctccacatGGAGACGAGCAGCCAACTGAGACCGAAGAGCGGGTTGCCAGTGCCATGTCTGTCAAGTCCAAATCGTCAGCACGGTCCAATCTCCAATCGGCGTCACCGGGTCCAAATGCTGTTACCATTAACTCGGCCGAGGAGGttgaggaagaaggaaaagagacgACAGAGAGAGCTCCAAGCGCTGCATCAGCTAAATCTGAAAAATCTCATGTTTCATCCAATCATAGTGGACGTAAAGCTCCAGCCGCACCAAGAAGTCGTCAATCCTCTGCACGACAGTTGGTGCCTGGCTCCGGTTTGGGGGAGATGAGAGGTTCCAGTGCTTTGTCAGTTAGCTCTGCAACCTCGGCTAAATCTGGCCGCTCCAAATGTCGctgtggagcagcttcaggggAGGATCAGAAGGAGGGAAATGATGAGGAGGCTTCTGAACAGGCTGCAAGCGTCTTATCATCCTCCTccaagagacagaggagggattCAGGAGGCACCGAGCAGCCGTTGAGTCGATGCTCATCAGGCTCAGTCTCTCTCGGGTTGCCAGAAGACCAAGAAGCAGCTGATTCAGACAGTGGGAAGTccagtttttcattttgcacaaacACTGAGAGTAAAGGCCGAGTGAAGACGGCAGCATCTGAGGGTCCTAAAACCCAGAGGGGCTCTGCTGTGAAGAAAGATGTCGATATCCCCACGATAAAAACTCCAGGAGGGGGTGATGGTCGAGATGAAGAAGACGGTGGAGAGCAAAACGCAGAAAGAGCAGCCAGTGCAATTTCTACCAAAAGTGGCAGATCCCAAAAGTCCTCACCTAGCCGTAGCGCCAAAGTGACAGAAAATAACCTTCAAACGGAAAGTGAGTCAAAAACTATAAATCTGAGcgccaacaacaacagaacCTCATCTTCAATGTCATCATCAAGTGCTAAAGTTCGGAACAAATCCCCTGCAAGTGCCAATGCAGCAAAAACCCCGGTTGGAGATTCATCAAGTAACGACGCTGGAAACATCAGTGAGGTCAAAGGGCAAGAAGACGTTGCAGCCAGTGCCCACTCCAAGAGTCCCTGTTGCCTCAGGCCTGAATCTGCAGCTTCAGCTCAATCAGGCTCCAAAACGAAAGTCAGATCAGTCAAAGGCCGTGAGTCCAGATCTAAAGCAGGAAGCAACGGTGGTGACGTGGAGACACTCGTCAAATCCTCGGACCCCTGTGCCCTGCCTGACTCCAGACCAGGCAGCAAAGTGGAGAGTGAGAccactctgtctcactctgtgtcCGCTGCCGACCTGCTGAAGGAAACCATGACTGCGTGTCCGGACAGGCCAGAGTCGAAGGCCAGCAAAACCAGTGACCGAACGGGGGGCGAGAAAAGCCCAAAGAGTCAGAGAAAAAGGAACCAGAAGGAGAAAAAGCCCGACCTCACACCTGCCTGTCTGCCAAACGCTTCCCCCAACGAGGTTGTGAACGACTGGCTGCGGAGCATTCCTGCCAACAGCAGCATGCTGGCACTGGGCGACGAGCTGGAAGAGGGCGAGCAGGAGGCGCAGGAGAaacctggagaggaggaggtggcacaGGTGGAGGAGAGTCCTGAAGACGATAAagttgatgaggaggagaaggttgagtcagaggagaagcagaattCAGATCCAGCTCCAGGTGATGAAACGGTGGCGTCTTGCCCCACTGGGCTGGAAAGTGCTGACTCACTGGCCAGGAACTTACATCCGTCTGTGGCTGTGATGAAGGTTCTTCTGAGTTCTTCTCTGGGCCGATGCCGAAGTTTGCCAGAG GTGTCTCCAGTTTACGGCCGTCGATTGAGCACGTCAGCCAGAGGGCTCCTGGACAGTTTGGCCCAGCTCCAGCTCATCGAGCCGGCACTGAGCCCTGGTCGTGACCTGCAGAAAAACCCTAACCACCAGTATGACGAGATCATGACCATCCTCCAGTCGCTCTGGCTCACTGGGCCCAGTGACACTGAGTTCAAGAAGGGCAAAGACATCGGCAAGGAGCAGGTGACTCCACCGAGGTCCTCATCCGGGGTGGGAATGAGCAGTGGCTCCGGCGGGTCGGGAAAGGAGAATGGAAATAAAGACGGACACGAAACACCTCCGAAGGAGATTGAATCTTTACCCGAGGTGCAGGTGCCGAGTGAAGATCAAAGTACACTCCCTCAAAGCCTGGACAGCCCGAAAGCCACGGAGAACCCGTCATCCTCGGACAAGAGCTCTGCCAACGACAGCTCCAAGTCCCCCACCGACAACGAGCAGGAGCCGCTGGACGACACCAGCTCAGGAACACCCTCGACTGTCCTGCGAGCGCCTCTGTCCGAAAAACTGTCCCAAGACCCCGATCCAGTGTGGGTCCTGCACCTtctgaagaagctggagaaacAGTTCATCAACCACTACATCAACGCCATGGCAGAGTTTAAAGTTCGCTGGGACCTGGACGACAGCCTCATCCTGGACACCATGATGTCTGAGCTCAAGGAGGAGGTGAGTCGACGCATCCAGAGCAGCATCGAACGTGAGATAAGGAAGATTAAGGGCCGAGCGGGCAGAGGAGGACGGTCGCCCCGGCCCCCTCAGGGAGCGCACCTCTCCAGGGAGTCCACCGTGACGGAGAAGAGGCGTCGGATTTTAAAG GTCATGAAGAACCAATCCGTGAAAACCACTGACTCTGTcagtgatggagagatggagggtgaTTTCAGTGACCAGCGAAGTGATGATGAGTACTGCCCCTGCGATGCTTGTGTCCGCAAGAAAATGGATGCCCGGCCTCTCGTGGTGAACCCATTGGCGGCCAACGCACCAGTGGCGATGGAGTTTGACCTTCTTAAGATACTTCAGCTGAAGAAAAGCCCAGAGCCTGCGCCTGTAGCCGTGCACCAGTCTGCGGAGCTggaaggtgaggaggggaggaattTGGAGGTagtgcaggaggaagaggaggaggaggaggaggaaacaaaggagGACATTAAagcagtgtttgtgttagaGGATATGATcccagaggaggacgaggaagaagcTGAGGGTCAGACAGAAGATGAGGAAAAGgtagaaaaggaggaaaatagTGAAGATGGTAAAGAGCAGGAAGAGGGAGTGAAAGAAGGTGAGGAAACCGGAGAAGAGGGCGCACAAGgaaatggagaggaggaggagggtgagggtcagacagaagaagaggagaaggtagaaagagaggaaaatagTGAAGATGGTAAGGAGCAAGAGGAGGTAGAGAAAGAAGGTGAGGAAACAGGAGAAGAGGGGGCACAaggaaatgaggaggaggaggaggagggtgaggcaGAATGCCAATGTGAGTGTGATAGaaatgaggaggagagtgacaaggctgaagaggaagaggaggctgaggagactGGCGACAACACAGGGGAAGATGAGGTGGAAGATGATGAGGACGAGACAGGaactggggaggaggagagtgaccTGGAGACAGTTAAAGAAGCAGCAGTAGGTAAAGGAGAGACCACTGAgggtcaggaggagga